The Streptomyces sp. NBC_00454 DNA segment GGCGCGGCAGGCGAAGCTGGCCGGGATCCCGCAACAGCGCGGCGAGGCCGACCCGTTGGAGCTCCCCGCGGCCCTCCAGACCTCGGCCGACGGGGACAGCCTGGACAGCGAGGCACGCTTCCTCGTGGACGTGGCGCGGGCCTACGCCTCGCCCGCCACGGCCGCCTTCGCCCCATGAGGCGCCGTAGCGGAGCCATCGCGCCCGAACCGAAAGACCGCACCCGCACCACAAGCTCAACCGCCAGGAAGTGAAAGTCTCTTGAGCACAGTACTGATCACAGGGGCCAGCGCCGGACTCGGCGCGGCCTTCGCCCGCGGCTTCGCCGCCAAGGGCTGCGACCTCGTCCTCGTGGCCCGCGACAAGGGCCGCCTCGAAGCCGTCGCCGCCGAGCTCGGCCGCGAATTCGGCGTCGTCTGCCAGGTGTTGCCCGCCGACCTGCTCGACCCCGAAGGCCTGGGCTCCGTGGCCGACCGGCTCGCCGACCGGGCCCGGCCCGTGGACATCCTGGTCAACAACGCGGGGTTCGGCCTCCCCGCGCCCTTCCCGTACAACCCGGTCGAGGACGAGGAGCGGATGCTCGACCTGCTCGTCAAGGTCCCGCTCCGGCTCACCCACGCCCTCCTCCCGGGCCTGCGCGAACGCCGCCGGGGCGCGGTGCTCAACGTCTCCTCGGTCGCCGGACTCCTGCCGACCGGGACGTATGGGGCCGCGAAGGCCTGGGTCACCGCCTTCAGCGAGTCGCTGCGCGTGGACATGGAGCCCTACGGGGTGCGCGTGCTGGCGGTGGTCCCCGGCTTCACCCGGACCGAGTTCCAGCAGCGCGCCGGATCCGACGTCAGCGCCCTGCGCGACGCGGTGTGGCTGGAGCCGGGCGACGTGGTGGCCCGAGCCCTCAAAGACCTGGCCCTGCGCCGCCCGGTCAGCATCACCGGCCTGCGCTACCAGGCGTACGCCCTGGCCGTGCGCCATCTCCCGCGCACCTTCGTGGCCCGCAAGATGGCCCGCAAGCGCCGCCCGCCGGCGGACACGGGGGACGGCAGCTGACGACTGCGCCGCGACAGCGCGATGCGCGGCTCGGTGACGGGCCGCGCACGCCTGATGTGCAGGGGGACGAATCAGCAGTCGCCGTGGTCGTGACCTCCGTAACCGTTGTCGTCATCGTCGTCCCAGTTCCAGCCACCGTGGTGCCAGCCGTGGTCGTCGTCGTGGTCCCAGCCGCCCGCGACGTAGCTGACGTGTTGGGTCGGGGCTGCCGCCGAAGCGGTTCCTGCCGCGCCGAGCGCAGCCCCGCCGGCCATCAGAAGACCGGCAGCGGAGACCGCGAAGAGGCGCTTCGCTCTCAGTGCAAACATGAGAATTTTCCCTTTCCTTCCACCCTCCTCGACCCTCCGGGGCATGAGGGGGATGGAACCGCGGGCTGCAGGACGAGCATGCGCACCGCGGGTCGGATACAGGGCCGCCGGAAAATGCGGAAGCACATCGCCGCTCCTCGGCCACCTGGAATCCGGCCGAGGGGGCGTGCTCCGCGGTTGCGGCTCTCACTCAGACAGGCTAGTCGTCCGCAGGCCGGTCGGCACCTCGGGGCGCGCTCCGGTCAGAGCTCGGCGACCTTGCCGCCCGCCACTTCGAGGCGACGGGTCACGTGGACCGCGTCGAGCATCCGGCGGTCGTGGGTGACCAGCAGCAGGGTGCCCTCGTAGGCCTCCAGGGCGGACTCCAGCTGCTCGATCGCCGGAAGGTCGAGGTGGTTCGTGGGCTCGTCCAGCACCAGCAGGTTCACCCCGCGGCCCTGCAGCAGAGCCAGGGCGGCGCGGGTGCGCTCGCCGGGGGAGAGGGTGGCCGCCGGACGGGTCACGTGCGCCGCCTTGAGGCCGAACTTGGCCAGCAGGGTGCGCACTTCGGCCGGCTCGGTATCGGGCACGGCCGCGCAGAAGGCGTCGATGAGCGGTTCGTCGCCGAGGAACAGGCCGCGGGCCTGGTCGACTTCGCCGACCCGCACGCCCGAGCCGAGCGTGGCGGAACCGGAGTCCGGGGCGAGGCGGCCCAGGAGCACGGCCAGCAGGGTCGACTTTCCGGCCCCGTTGGCGCCGGTGATGGCGACCCGGTCCGCCCAGTCGATCTGGAGGCTGGCCGGTCCGAAGGCGAAGTCCCCGCGCTGGACCGTCACTTCGCGCAGGGTGGCGACCACGGAACCGGAGCGCGGGGCCGCCGCGATCTCCATGCGCAGCTCCCACTCCTTGCGCGGCTCGTCGACCACTTCGAGCCGCTCGATCGCGCGCTGCGTCTGGCGGGCCTTGGAGGCCTGCTTCTCGCTCGCGTCGGCGGCGGCCTTCCTGGCGGACTTGTCGTTGTCGGTGGCCTTGCGCTTGGAGTTCTTGACGCCCTTGTCGCTCCAGCCGCGCTGCATCGCGGCCCGGTCCTCCAGCGCGGAGCGCTTGTCGGAGTACTCGTCGTACTCCTCGCGGGCGTGGTTGCGGGCCCGCTCGCGCTCCTCCAGGTAGGCGTCGTAGCCGCCGCCGTAGAGGTTGATCTGCTGCTGGGCCAGGTCGAGTTCGAGGACCTTGGTGACGGTGCGCGTGAGGAACTCGCGGTCGTGGCTGATCACGACCGTGCCGGCGCGCAGGCCCTTCACGAACTGCTCCAGGCGCTCCAGACCGTCCAGGTCCAGGTCGTTGGTGGGCTCGTCGAGCAGGAAGACGTCGTAGCGGGACAGCAGGAGCGAGGCGAGCCCGGCGCGGGCGGCCTGGCCGCCGGACAGCGCGGTCATCGGCAGGTCGAGGCCGACGGACAGCCCGAGGTCGTCGGCCACCTGCAGGGCCCGCTCGTCGAGGTCGGCGCCGCCGAGGTTCAGCCACCGGTCGAGGGCGTCCGCGTACGCGTCGTCCGAGCCCGGGGTGCCGTCCACGAGACCCTGCGTCGCCGCATCGAGCTCGGCCTGGGCGGCGGCCACGCCGGTCCGTCGGGCCAGGAACTCGCGCACCGACTCGCCGGAGCGCCGCTCGGGCTCCTGCGGCAGGTGCCCCACGGCGGCGCCGGGCGGGGAGAGCCGCAGCTCACCGGTCTCGGGAGCGTCGAGACCCGCGAGCATCCGCAGCAGGGTCGACTTCCCGGCGCCGTTGACGCCGACGAGTCCGATGACGTCGCCGGGCGCGACGACGAGGTCGAGATCGGCGAAGAGCGTGCGCTCACCGTGCGCGGCGGTGAGCTTCTTGGCGACGAGGGTTGCAGTCATGATTTCCCGATCCTATCCGCCGCCCCGGAAGCTCAGGTGCCGAGGACGCGGAGGGCGGCCCACAGCGCCGCCACGGCGGCGCCGAGGGCCGGGACGGTGGTCAGCAGACCGAGCCGGGTGAAGTCCCCGAGCCTCACCGGGCTCCCGCCCGGACCGGTGGATCCCGCCCCGTCCGCGTGCAGGATCCGCCGCCACAGCAGCGTGGCCAGCGATCCGGCATAGGTCAGGTTCGGCCCGATGTTCACCCCGATCAGCACCGCCAGCACCGGCCCCGCACCACCTACCGCCGCCACCGGCAGGAGCGCCAGCACCGCCGGCAGGTTGTTGATCAGGTTGGCCAGTACGGCGGCCACGGCGGCCACGGCGAGCAGCGCCGGCAGCGAGTCCCCGGTGGGCGTCACCCAATCCAGGGCGTCCCCGAGCCCGTGGTCCACGACCGCCCGGACCACCACCCCCAGCGCCAGCACGAACAGGCAGAAGGCCGGGGCCGCCGACGCCAGGATCCGGACCGGCGTGGTCTCCCGGCGCCGCAGTGCCCGTACGGCCAGGACGAGCGTGCCCGCGAGGGCCGCCCAGGCGGGGCTCGCCCCGGCGAAGGAGGCGAGGGCGAAGCCGGCCAGGGTCAGCGCGAGCACGCCCGCCGCGAACCGGGGCAGCGGCGCGGGTTCAGCGGCCTCGGGCACGTGCTCCGGGGCGGCGGCCAGGTCAGCCCGGAAATAGCGGCGGAAGACCGCGTACTCCACCCCGATCGCCGCCAGCCACGGCAGGGCCATCAGCGCCGCGAACCGGGTGAAGGACAGTCCGCTCGCGGCGAAGGCGAGCAGATTGGTGAGGTTGGAGACCGGCAGGAGCAGCGAAGCCGAGTTCGCGAGGTGCGCGGTGGCGTAGACGTGCGGCCGCGGCCGGGCCCCCAGCCGGGCGGCCGTCGCCAGCACCACCGGGGTCAGCAGCACCACCGTCGCATCCAGGCTCAGCGTCGCCGTGACGACCGAGGCCGCGCCGAACACCCCGCCGAGCAGCGCCACCGGCCCGCGCCCGGCCGCATGCCGGGCCACGGCGGCGCCCGCGGCCCGGAACAGCCCTTCGTCGGCGCAGAGCTGGGCCAGCGCCAGGATCACCGCGAGGAAACCGACCACCGGCAGCAGATCGCGCAGCTGCGCCCAGGCATCGGCGGGCGGTACGACACCGAGTACGACGAGCAGCGCGGCCGCGGGTAGGGCGGCGGCGGCCTCCGGCAGGCCGCGCGGGCGCACGACGGCGAAGGCCAGTACGCCGAAGAGCAGGGCGACGGACAGACAGGTGGCGGCGAGGGCGTTCAGGAGGGGCTCCGGAGCAGGGAGGGCGGAGGGGCGGCTTTGGGGGGCGGGCGGCACGGCTCGGGTGACCGGGGCGGCGCGTCGGCGGGACCACGACAGGATCGCACCATGGCCGGATAGGTGGGGTGCACGTCATTGCGGCCATCGGCGGGGTGTCACACGATGAGGTCATGTCGTTGCGAAATGTGCTCGTGCTGCTCTACGACGGAGTGCAGAGCCTGGACGTCACGGGGCCGGTGGAGGTGTTCTCCGGCGCCGAGCGCCACCCGGGACCGGCGCGGTACGCGATCCGGACCGTCTCCCTGGACGGCGCACCGGTCCGCACGAACAGCGGGCTGACGCTGGCACCCGACGGGGACCTGGAGAGGGAGAGGCCGGGCGCCGGGACGACGCTGCTGGTGCCGGGCGGCCACTACCGGGGGGACTTCGAGCCGAGGCTCACCGACTGGCTGCGCGCGTACGGGGGGCACGCGCAGCGCCTGGTGTCGGTGTGCACGGGCGGACTGCTGCTGGCCGAGGCAGGCCTGCTGGACGGGCGGCGCGCGACGACGCACTGGTACGTGTGCGAGCAGATGGCCCGGGACTACCCGGCCGTCACCGTCGAACCGGACCCGATCTACGTCCGCGACGGGTCGGTGGCCACCTCGGCCGGGGTCACCGCGGGGATCGACCTCGCACTGGCGCTGGTGGAGGAGGACCACGGGCGGGAACTCGCGCTGTCGGTCGCCCGGCACCTGGTGGTCTACCTGCGAAGGCCCGGCAACCAGGCGCAGTTCAGCGCGCAGCTGGCCGCTCAGACGGCGCGGCGGGAGCCGCTGCGGGACGTGCAGCACTGGATCACGGAGCATCCGGGGGCGGACCTGACCGTGGAGGCACTGGCGGAACGGGCCGCGCTGTCGCCGCGGCACTTCGCGCGGGCCTTCCAGGCGGAGACGGGGGTCACGCCGGGGCGGTACGTGGAGCGGGTGCGGGTCGAACACGCGCGGCGGCTGCTGGAGGAAGGGGCCGAGGGGGTGGCACAGATCTCCCGGGCCTGCGGGTACGGAACCCCGGAGGCCCTCCGGCGGGCCTTCGTCAAGACCCTGGGCCAGTCCCCGGCGGAGTACCGCAGACGGTTCGGCGCCCCGCGCTGACGACCGATGTACCGATGGACCGACGACGAACGAGAACCGACACCCGACACCGACACCGACACCGACACCGACACCGACACCCGACACCGACACCCGACCACCGCTCCGGAGGAGCCATGCAGATCGCCGTACTGCTCTACGACCGCTTCACCGCCCTCGACGCCATCGGCCCCTTCGACACCCTCGGCCGCCTGCCGGGCGCCGAGACCGTCTTCGTCTCCGAGCGGCCCGGCCCCGTCCGCACCGACAACGGGAACCTCGCCCTCGTCGCCGACAAGGGGCTCGGTGAGGTGATGCGGCCGGACATCGTCGTCGTGCCCGGCGGTCCGCACCCCGAGCTGGAGATGAAGAACCCGGCCGTTCTCGACTGGCTGCGGGCCGTGGACGCCACCACCACCTGGACCACCTCCGTCTGCACCGGCTCGCTGCTGCTCGCCGCCGCGGGCCTGCTCGACGGCCGCCGGGCCACCAGCCACTGGCTGTACCTGGACCAGCTGGCGCCGTTCGGGGTGGAGTCCACCGGCGAGCGGGTGGTCTTCGACGGGAAGTACGTGACGGCCGCGGGGGTCTCGTCCGGGATCGACATGGGGCTCACGCTCCTCGGCCGCATCGCCGGGGACGAGGTCGCGCAGACCGTGCAGCTGATGACCGAGTACGACCCGCAGCCGCCCTACGACGCCGGTTCCCCGGACAAGGCTCCGGCCGAACTCGTCGCGAGGCTCCGCGCGCTCACTCCGCCGACGGGGTCCCGGTAGGCGCCGGGGCCACGGTCGGGGCCGGACCCGGCTCCGACTCCGGCTCCGGGCTCCAGGTGAAGGCCGGCGCGCGCCGCCCGAGGAAGGCGGCGACGCCTTCCGCCATCTCCCCGCTCCGCGCGGCCTGCGCCGCCCAGTGCGCGTCCCGGTCCGTGCGGCCGTCCGCGAACTCCTTCGCCGAAGCCTGGGTGAGCTGCGAGCGGGTGGTCAGGATCCGGGTGAACTCCGCCACCCGCTTGGCCAGTTCTCCGGCCGGGAGCAGCTCGTCCAGGAAGCCCGTGCGCAGCGCCCGGTCGGCGTCGATCAACTCCGCGGAGAAGAGCAGGTACTTGGCGGCGGCCGGTCCCACCAGCGCCGCGAGCCGCCGGGTGGAGGAGGCCGGGTACACGATGCCCAGCTTCGCCGGGGTCACGCCGAAGGAGGCGCCCTCCTCCGCGAAGCGCAGATCGCAGGCGGCCGCCAGCTGGCTGCCGCCGCCCACGCAGAAGCCGCGGATCGCGGCCAGCGTCGGCTTGGGGAAGGCGGCCAGGGCCTCCTCCGCGGCGACGGCCAGGGCCTGCGGATCGTCGTCCCCGGTCAGTGAGGAGATGTCCGCCCCCGCGCAGAAGGTCTCACCGGCTCCGGTCAGCACGAGCACCCGTACGGCCGGGTCGGCGGCCAGCCCGGCCAGCAGCTCCGGCAGCCCGCTCCACATCGCCGCCGTCATGGCGTTGCGCTTGGCGGGGTGGGAGATCACGACGGTGGCGACACCTTCGGAGACCGAGGAGAGGAGGGCTGCGCCCGGGGCTGCGTCCATGCGCCGGATGCTATCCCGGACGGTCAAACCTATGATCAAGAGATCCGGGGTAGCGGGGGAGTCCGTTCGGGGGTGCGAGGAGGTGGCGTGTCCATGGGCGCAGACCGTACCGGTGGCCCCCGGGAGAACCAGGCCGACAAGAAGCAGGTCAGCCGCAGTTTCGGAGTGATGGCCCTGCTCGGCGTGCTGCTGGTGCTGGCCGGGCTGGTGGGTCTGATCTACACCGGCGTCGCCACCCTGACCACCATGTTCCTCTTCGGCTGGCTGCTGCTGGCCGGCGGAGTGGTGGGTCTGCTCCAGGCCTTCCAGTCGCGCAAGAGCAACTACTTCTGGCTCGCCGTCATCGTCGCCGCGATCAACATGGCGGCCGGGTTCGTGATCCTGCGCCGCCCGGAGGCGAGCGCCGAGGCGCTGACGATGTTCGCCGCGCTGCTGTTCCTCACCGGAGGGGTCTTCCGGCTGGTCGGCGCCCTCGTGGTGCGCGGCGCGCACTTCGGGCTGACCCTGGTTCAGGGTGCCTTCGGGATCCTGCTGGGCTTCCTGATCCTGTCCAACTGGCCCGGCAGCAGTCTGTACGTGATCGGAACCTTCTTCTCCCTCGCGCTGCTCTTCGACGGCCTCAGCCTGATCGCGCTGGGCATGGGTGCGCGCCGCATCCTGGGTCTGGTCAAGGACGGGGACGAGCCCGCGACGACGGACGGGGCGACGGCCGGCGCGACCCCAGGAGCTACGGACGCCGCGGCGGACAAGGCAGGCGAGCCGGACAAGGTGCGCGAGGCGGCCGAGAAGCGTCGACCGGAAGATCAGGAACAGTCGAACAACTGACTCTGTCATACGCCAACGGTCAGAAAGTGTCCGAATGACGCTGACTTCTGGTCAGCGGTCCGGTCCGGACCGGTCTGGTCCCCACTCTTGACGTGTGGAGACGATCGAGCGTGAAGACGGGGGCCGGGAGATGGATGTCAGCGGGAGCGTCCCGCCAGTCGTGGGGGGTGAGCCGGAGGCTCCGGCCGCCCCCCTCGCGTACGAGGGAGTGTGGCGATTCACCGCTCCCGCTCTAGAAGAATCCGTTCCGCAGGCGCGTCGGGCGGTCCGTGACCTGCTCGGCCGCCAGGGAGTGCCGGCCGATCAGGACCTGGTCTACTCCCTGCTGCTGATCGTCTCCGAGCTGGTGACGAACTCGGTCCGGCACGCGGCCCTGCTCTCGCCGGAGGTCGCGGTCGAAGTCGCCATCGGCCGGGAGTGGGTACGGGTGGCCGTCGAGGACAACCACCCGTACCGGCCCAAGGCGCTGGAGGCCGATTTCGGCCAGACCGGCGGCCGGGGGCTCCTGCTCGTCAGGGAGATCACCCTGGAGGCCGGCGGGGTCTGCGACGTCGAGCACACCTCGACGGGCGGCAAGGTGATCTGGGCGGCCCTGCCGCTCGCCGCACCCGCCGCCCCGGCACCCGCCGCCCCGCCGGTCCCTGCGAGCTGATCGGCGTACCGGGGCCTGGGCCTACCAGCCCGCCGCGTCGCCCGTCAGCTCGCGGATCGCGGGCCTGGCCGCGTCCAGCACCGTCATGAACCAGGCCGAGAACGGCTCCTCGGCGTTGCGCTCCACCAGTTCCGCGGCGGTCACGAACGCGGTGTCCGCGATCTCCTCCGGGTCCGGCCGCAGGGTCGACTGCGCGAGTCCCACGAACAGGTGGTTGTACTCCTGCTCGACCAGCCCCGATGCCGGGTCCGGATGGTTGTAGCGCACGGTCCCCGCCTCCGCGAGCAGGGAGGGCGACAGCCCCAGCTCCTCGTGGGTCCGACGGGCCGCCGCCGCGAACGGCGACTCCCCGGGATAGGGGTGACCGCAACACGTGTTCGACCAGACTCCGGGGGAGTGGTACTTCCCGAGGGCGCGCTGCTGGAGCAGCAGCCGGCCCTTCTCGTCGAAGAGGAACACGGAGAACGCCCGGTGCAACAGACCGGGGGCCTGATGGGCGGAGAGCTTCTCCGCCGTGCCGATGGTGTTGCCGGACTCGTCGACCAGTTCGAGCATGATCGGTTCTTGAGTGCCGGTGCCGGTGGACGCGCTGTTCGCGGCGGTGGCTGGTGTGGTCGGCATACCCATCCTTCGCTTCGGACTTCGACCTTCAGTCTGCCGTACAAAAGAGGTTTGTCCCCACTTCGGTGATCCGCGCATGTCCGCCCCCCGCCACGTGATAAGCGGCGGGGGACGAACCATTCGGCGAACGCGCCGGATTCGGCCGCGGGCGTCGATTCGGCCGTGCGTCAGATTCCGAACGGGGCCGGATATGTGATCGTGCCCGCCGGAACCGGCACGGAATCATCCAGCACCAGCGCCATCATCGCCTCGTCGGGCACCTCGAAAGGCGCCCGGATTCCGAAGTGCGAAGCCGGTGCGAAACCGAAGCGCGGGTAGTACGCGGGATGCCCGAGGACGAGTACGAGCGACTCCCCGCGGTCCTTGGCCGCCGCGAGCAGCGCCCGTACGACCGCGCTGCCGGCGCCCGAGCGCTGGAGCGCCGGGTCGGTGGCCACCGGGGCGAGCGCGAGCGCGGGGACTCCGTCCACCTCGCACCGGGTCAGCAGGGCGTGCGCCGCGACCGACCCGTCCGGGCCCTCGGCCACGTAGGAGAGGCCGGGCAGCCAGGCGCCGTCGGCCCGCAGCGCGTCCACGAGGTCCGCCTCGGCAGGGGTGCCGAAGGCGGCCGAGTTGAGCGCGTGCACGGCGGCCGTGTCGGCCGCGGTCTCCGGGCGGGTGGGCCAGGAGCCGCCGTCACCGGCCGTCGCCGGGCGCAGGACGTAGGCCGTGTACCCGTACTCGTGCCCGTACCGCGCCCGTACGTCGAGCTCCTCGGTGACGAAGCCCAGCGCGGCCGCGGCCTGCGGCGAGGCCGGCTCCGGGGCGGCGGCCACCCGCTCGCCGAGGGGGCCGTAGTACGCGGCCCAGTCGGAGTCGGGCTGCCGGTGGACGCCGAGCACCTGGTACCCGGCGGCCTGGACGGCGGCGAGGTTGCGGGCGGTGGAGCGCAGCGCGTAGTGCGGGTCCCAGAAGGCGCGGACCCCTGCGGAGGGTTCCGGGACGGTCCATTCGCATTCGCTCAGCACGAGGGTGCCGCCGGGTGCGAGGAGCCGCTTCCACCGGGCGAGCGCGCCGGCGAAGCCGATGTTGTAGGCGGACCCCTCGGCCCAGAGGAGGTCGAAGGAACCATCCGGATAGGGGAGGTCGGCCATGTCCGCCTTGACGGCGTGCACGCGGTCGGCGAGCCCGCGGGCCGCCGCGGCGGTGCGGAGCTCGTCGAGGAATCCGTCGTTCAGGTCGACGGCGGTGACATCGGCGCCCCGGTCGCCCGCTTCCGCGGCGAGCAGCAGGGCGCTCGGTCCCGGACCGCAGCCCAGGTCCAGGACGCGCGGCCGCTCGGGCAGCGGTCCGCACAGGGACAGCAGGTGGCGGGTGGTCGCCCCGGAGCCGGGGGACTGCCGGGGCAGTCCGCGGTGCAGTCCGATGAAGGCCTCGAAGAAGAGGTCGTCGTCGAAGGGGTCGGTCTGGTCGAAGAGGTTGGTGTTGTCGGTCAACGTGAACCCTTGAACGGGGGCTCCGGCCGACCGGCCCGTCGGTGTGATCAGGCCCGGCCGGATGCCCGGAAGGAGGTGAGGATGGACCGGAGTTCGTCGCTGCCCGTGGCCGCGACCTCTGCGACGGTCATCAACCCACCTCTTCCTCGTTCGTTTCCCGTATTCGTGATGTATCGCACGGATGAGACGTAATGCCGGGATTCGCACACGTCTGCGATCAGGCTAACACCGAGACGGTTTGAGTCCCCCGGCGTTCTCGTCAATGATGATCAGGCCGGGGCTCATGGCTCCGGGATATTCGGCTTATCGGGGCGTAAACGGGCGGTGAACCCCTGCTTCCGTTCATCCGATAGCCTCTGCCGACGTGCGGCCGCCCCACCTGGTGCGTCCTGGCGCATGTCCCGTTTCGTGTGTTCGCGCAAGGAGTGAGTTCGTCTGCCGACCGTCATCCTCACCGGCCTGCCGGTCCCCGGATCGCCGCTCGCGGACGAGTTGCGCTCCCTCGGCTTCGACGTCCGGCCCGCGGCCACCCCGCAGGAGACCGCCGCCGCGCTGGCCCTCGTACCCGCCGACCAGCGGGTCGCCCTCGTCGACGGCGGGTTCGTCGGGCACGCGCACGCCCTGCGGCTCGCGCTGACCGATCCGCGGTTCGACGCCTGCGCCGTCACCGGGGCCTTCGCGGTCAAGCCGGGTGCCCGCGCGGCCCTCGAGCGGGCCGCGGCCCTCGCCGCGAGCGCGCCGGAGCAGCAGAGCGGCCCGTACCCGGACCTGCTCGCCGCCGCGGTCGAGGCCGGCGGCACCGCCGTCCAGCGCCCCGAGCTCGGCACCCTCGTCGCCGCCGTACCCGCGAGCGCCGCCGAGCGCGACGCGGCGAGCGCCGCCGTGGCCGCCGTCGACGGCGAGGCCGTCCGGCTGCGCACC contains these protein-coding regions:
- a CDS encoding SDR family NAD(P)-dependent oxidoreductase; amino-acid sequence: MSTVLITGASAGLGAAFARGFAAKGCDLVLVARDKGRLEAVAAELGREFGVVCQVLPADLLDPEGLGSVADRLADRARPVDILVNNAGFGLPAPFPYNPVEDEERMLDLLVKVPLRLTHALLPGLRERRRGAVLNVSSVAGLLPTGTYGAAKAWVTAFSESLRVDMEPYGVRVLAVVPGFTRTEFQQRAGSDVSALRDAVWLEPGDVVARALKDLALRRPVSITGLRYQAYALAVRHLPRTFVARKMARKRRPPADTGDGS
- the idi gene encoding isopentenyl-diphosphate Delta-isomerase produces the protein MPTTPATAANSASTGTGTQEPIMLELVDESGNTIGTAEKLSAHQAPGLLHRAFSVFLFDEKGRLLLQQRALGKYHSPGVWSNTCCGHPYPGESPFAAAARRTHEELGLSPSLLAEAGTVRYNHPDPASGLVEQEYNHLFVGLAQSTLRPDPEEIADTAFVTAAELVERNAEEPFSAWFMTVLDAARPAIRELTGDAAGW
- a CDS encoding GNAT family N-acetyltransferase, which codes for MTDNTNLFDQTDPFDDDLFFEAFIGLHRGLPRQSPGSGATTRHLLSLCGPLPERPRVLDLGCGPGPSALLLAAEAGDRGADVTAVDLNDGFLDELRTAAAARGLADRVHAVKADMADLPYPDGSFDLLWAEGSAYNIGFAGALARWKRLLAPGGTLVLSECEWTVPEPSAGVRAFWDPHYALRSTARNLAAVQAAGYQVLGVHRQPDSDWAAYYGPLGERVAAAPEPASPQAAAALGFVTEELDVRARYGHEYGYTAYVLRPATAGDGGSWPTRPETAADTAAVHALNSAAFGTPAEADLVDALRADGAWLPGLSYVAEGPDGSVAAHALLTRCEVDGVPALALAPVATDPALQRSGAGSAVVRALLAAAKDRGESLVLVLGHPAYYPRFGFAPASHFGIRAPFEVPDEAMMALVLDDSVPVPAGTITYPAPFGI
- a CDS encoding ABC-F family ATP-binding cassette domain-containing protein, yielding MTATLVAKKLTAAHGERTLFADLDLVVAPGDVIGLVGVNGAGKSTLLRMLAGLDAPETGELRLSPPGAAVGHLPQEPERRSGESVREFLARRTGVAAAQAELDAATQGLVDGTPGSDDAYADALDRWLNLGGADLDERALQVADDLGLSVGLDLPMTALSGGQAARAGLASLLLSRYDVFLLDEPTNDLDLDGLERLEQFVKGLRAGTVVISHDREFLTRTVTKVLELDLAQQQINLYGGGYDAYLEERERARNHAREEYDEYSDKRSALEDRAAMQRGWSDKGVKNSKRKATDNDKSARKAAADASEKQASKARQTQRAIERLEVVDEPRKEWELRMEIAAAPRSGSVVATLREVTVQRGDFAFGPASLQIDWADRVAITGANGAGKSTLLAVLLGRLAPDSGSATLGSGVRVGEVDQARGLFLGDEPLIDAFCAAVPDTEPAEVRTLLAKFGLKAAHVTRPAATLSPGERTRAALALLQGRGVNLLVLDEPTNHLDLPAIEQLESALEAYEGTLLLVTHDRRMLDAVHVTRRLEVAGGKVAEL
- a CDS encoding enoyl-CoA hydratase/isomerase family protein — encoded protein: MDAAPGAALLSSVSEGVATVVISHPAKRNAMTAAMWSGLPELLAGLAADPAVRVLVLTGAGETFCAGADISSLTGDDDPQALAVAAEEALAAFPKPTLAAIRGFCVGGGSQLAAACDLRFAEEGASFGVTPAKLGIVYPASSTRRLAALVGPAAAKYLLFSAELIDADRALRTGFLDELLPAGELAKRVAEFTRILTTRSQLTQASAKEFADGRTDRDAHWAAQAARSGEMAEGVAAFLGRRAPAFTWSPEPESEPGPAPTVAPAPTGTPSAE
- a CDS encoding SLC13 family permease; the encoded protein is MNALAATCLSVALLFGVLAFAVVRPRGLPEAAAALPAAALLVVLGVVPPADAWAQLRDLLPVVGFLAVILALAQLCADEGLFRAAGAAVARHAAGRGPVALLGGVFGAASVVTATLSLDATVVLLTPVVLATAARLGARPRPHVYATAHLANSASLLLPVSNLTNLLAFAASGLSFTRFAALMALPWLAAIGVEYAVFRRYFRADLAAAPEHVPEAAEPAPLPRFAAGVLALTLAGFALASFAGASPAWAALAGTLVLAVRALRRRETTPVRILASAAPAFCLFVLALGVVVRAVVDHGLGDALDWVTPTGDSLPALLAVAAVAAVLANLINNLPAVLALLPVAAVGGAGPVLAVLIGVNIGPNLTYAGSLATLLWRRILHADGAGSTGPGGSPVRLGDFTRLGLLTTVPALGAAVAALWAALRVLGT
- a CDS encoding DJ-1/PfpI family protein: MQIAVLLYDRFTALDAIGPFDTLGRLPGAETVFVSERPGPVRTDNGNLALVADKGLGEVMRPDIVVVPGGPHPELEMKNPAVLDWLRAVDATTTWTTSVCTGSLLLAAAGLLDGRRATSHWLYLDQLAPFGVESTGERVVFDGKYVTAAGVSSGIDMGLTLLGRIAGDEVAQTVQLMTEYDPQPPYDAGSPDKAPAELVARLRALTPPTGSR
- a CDS encoding ATP-binding protein, with protein sequence MDVSGSVPPVVGGEPEAPAAPLAYEGVWRFTAPALEESVPQARRAVRDLLGRQGVPADQDLVYSLLLIVSELVTNSVRHAALLSPEVAVEVAIGREWVRVAVEDNHPYRPKALEADFGQTGGRGLLLVREITLEAGGVCDVEHTSTGGKVIWAALPLAAPAAPAPAAPPVPAS
- a CDS encoding HdeD family acid-resistance protein, producing the protein MGADRTGGPRENQADKKQVSRSFGVMALLGVLLVLAGLVGLIYTGVATLTTMFLFGWLLLAGGVVGLLQAFQSRKSNYFWLAVIVAAINMAAGFVILRRPEASAEALTMFAALLFLTGGVFRLVGALVVRGAHFGLTLVQGAFGILLGFLILSNWPGSSLYVIGTFFSLALLFDGLSLIALGMGARRILGLVKDGDEPATTDGATAGATPGATDAAADKAGEPDKVREAAEKRRPEDQEQSNN
- a CDS encoding GlxA family transcriptional regulator, producing MSLRNVLVLLYDGVQSLDVTGPVEVFSGAERHPGPARYAIRTVSLDGAPVRTNSGLTLAPDGDLERERPGAGTTLLVPGGHYRGDFEPRLTDWLRAYGGHAQRLVSVCTGGLLLAEAGLLDGRRATTHWYVCEQMARDYPAVTVEPDPIYVRDGSVATSAGVTAGIDLALALVEEDHGRELALSVARHLVVYLRRPGNQAQFSAQLAAQTARREPLRDVQHWITEHPGADLTVEALAERAALSPRHFARAFQAETGVTPGRYVERVRVEHARRLLEEGAEGVAQISRACGYGTPEALRRAFVKTLGQSPAEYRRRFGAPR